A region from the Vicia villosa cultivar HV-30 ecotype Madison, WI linkage group LG3, Vvil1.0, whole genome shotgun sequence genome encodes:
- the LOC131656549 gene encoding V-type proton ATPase subunit e1 codes for MGFLITTLIFVVVGFIACLCTRICCNRGPSANLFHLTLVTTATICCWMMWAIVYLAQMKPLIVPILSEGE; via the exons ATGGGTTTCTTGATAACGACACTGATTTTCGTGGTGGTTGGGTTCATCGCGTGTCTCTGCACCAGAATTTGCTGCAATCGAGGACCTTCTGCTAATCT ATTTCACTTAACTCTGGTTACTACTGCAACAATATGCTGCTGGATGAT GTGGGCGATTGTATATCTGGCACAAATGAAACCACTCATCGTACCTATACTAAGTGAAGGCGAATAA